The Euleptes europaea isolate rEulEur1 chromosome 9, rEulEur1.hap1, whole genome shotgun sequence nucleotide sequence CCAAGAAGATTACACAGGTCTCTTTTTGTTTTCGCAATTGCATATCCCTCTATAGCGTAATATGTGAGTTTTCTCAGAAGAAAATCCCAATGAGACCAATGAAACGTATTCTCAGGTAAGTGTGCCTAGGATTGTGGCTTTTAAGTGCCTGATTTTCCAGTGCCAAAAATAGTGTTTGCAAGATTTCTCTGCAGATTttacaaaacatttaaacattggtTAATGTGAAATTTATCATGTGTCAATTTTGTTACTGTCATATTGGAAGTGAATAGGATTTTTCATACCATGAGGCTGTTACATATTGGGAAGCTTACATATTGACTACCTGGGTCAGATCATGTATTTGATTTTAAATTGCACTTCTCCATTCTAGTCCATGTTATGCACTTTCTGTGATCTGAAAGAATTATAATATGGCTACAGGAGACCTTAAAGGAAATTTGCGAAGAATAGAGCAAGGACTTCGGCTTTTAAATTATTCCAGAGATGTGGATTATACTGGGTAAGTGTTGGTGTATTGTTTTTGATACACATTTTCTTTGGATTCATAGAACTTAATTTAATGGGAAAGGTGTCTGTAGTCATGGAATACACCAGCATGAAAAACTATGGTAATGTACAAATCAAGCAAGCAGAGGGGGTAtgcatattattttatttgtactaGATAGATAAAATAAGCTGCTACTTCCATTTCCTGTGGTTTTTAAATCAGAAGAAGTACCAGTTGCTGATACTAATGGTCTCTCGCAGATATAATTACAATGCACAACATAACTAGaacatgctttgcaaacttaaaGCCCCTTTCAAATACGAGAGTAAATAGCAACGCTGAGTGGAGTGATAGACTTTCAGTCCTGAACAGATATACATTTTCACTGGTGTGGCAGAACCTAACACAATTACATTCTCTGTATCTTTACCATCTCATCTTTTCCCCATAATAGATTAGCAAAGGGTGATCCATATGCATTTTTGCCCATCATCAGCTACTGCTTCACATCTTTCTCAACACATATAATGGAACTTCTGGTGGAACTGGATGTGGAACTTACAGCAAAGAATGACTTGCGCTTTATTGAGGCCACTTACAAGGTATCTATAAAACACTATTTACAGAGGAAGATCGGTCAAGTACGCTAAGGAAGTGCTGCTGCTTGTTTCATCCTAACAAAAATGTTGAAAACTACTGTAGGACTTTGAAGACTGTACACCAGTTTAAACATTCTAGTTCCCTGTTTCTTCATTGGCATGAACCTTTGAGGACAACAGTATATTGAATGGACAGAAGTGCGATGTTTCTGATTACTTTTATACACATGGGTTGACGTatggtagattaaaaaaaatattctgtgtATTCCTGCCTCCAGTAAATGTTTTATATGACATTCTGCCACAAAATACATGTTACATCAACAGTAATCAGGAATAGAAAATGTCAGCTTGACATACAATTGTAGTGATTATGAAAGctaattcttctttttttcctgtgtgcttTACAGCTTCTCCGGGATCATTTTCAATATAAACCAGTCTTAACAAAACAGCAGTTTCTCCAGTTAGGTTTTGCAGAAAGAAAAATGCAGATTGTTTGTGAAATTATTAGTATGGTCTATAAAAAACACAAAGAATTAAGTAACACGAACAAGGTAATTTTTATTGCTATGTTCAAGAGGAACAAATAAGATTCATTAACGTTAAaggcttttaatgttttaacttATATTttcatcctaagcaaagtttcatgcttctaaattcattgacCTCAGTGCGCTGAGGTGGGTGTAACttttcaggcagcccattcctaaagggggggggcagttaagattggcacagccacaccgcctccatagaggcttcctggcctgaaaaaggaaaaacaagcaCTTAAGATAAAGACATCAAAAAAATACTGACTTTAGTGAGGTTACATCAGCTGTTTTGCTGGCATTCCCGGGGTGATaggggttaggaagccacctacAGGAAGCTccaaccccaggaatgcctcccaggatgctggtgcgtGGAGATATGCCAGGGaaatgccagtgggaggctgcgCCGGCATCCAAGATGGCCCTGTGCTGATGTCCATGCCAGtatgcatggtgcaagtggcatggacactggtgtaggggtcacgctggctcctgtgagcattccccccaccccaccccccgggatTGCGTGGTTAGTGTTGCATTGTAAGTGAAACTTGTCCTGGCTGGTAGAAGCCTCTGATATTTTTTTCTGTCAAATTCAGAATATGTAGGCTAAGCTTTTTCCCGTCAGTATGACTGAGGTGCTTTGCTTATGGTTGCACAAAACAAATGATTACCCTCAACTGGCCTTAATACCAGTACAGTTGCTGCATAGTAAATAACCCCTACAAAGAAGAAGCTGCTAATGCTTTTTGTTTCCTCTTCATCTGACCATTATTATGCTATATATTTGAatgcaatgttgttgttttttaattgacaaagttttttttaagatgtCTGAATACAGCCATAGTGCTATATTTGGTTCAGTTTGAAGTTCCTGAAAAGTTACTTGGGACATTTGCTACAACTGGCTAGATTTGCTTTGGAAAGTCTAttttttgcattttcttaaggaTACTTTGCTTCAACTTAACTGTTTTGGCAGTATGTCTTGCTGGACCATATTTTGTACTGTGTAAACAGGAAAATGCTGGCATCACCAACAGTGGGATTTCTGTTGTTTTATAGGTGAGATCTCAAACaagaaagaaaagtcatgctgtGAAACGCGAACCAGAAGCAAGCATTTTAGATCTTCTTGATTCTATGTCTGTTGATGCTATGAATTTTCAGCAGGTAGGATTATTTTAGATGAACTGCCACACAGGAGAAAATCTTGATTCTTATTCAGACAGCTACACTTTATAttgtataaaaaaattaaaaatggcttcttttaattatatttaaagAAAATGGTCAAATTCAAAAATATACTTAATAGTTTGGAAGAAACATGGGCATTATATAAACTTTACAATTGGTAAAATTAGTGCCCTGAATCTAAGGCAATCTAAGCAAGTTGTGGCAGATGAAGTATTTTCTTAAAAACTAGCCAAATTTAAATTTACCAGTGAACATACCAAAACCAAACCTCTATACATGTTCTGATGTGACCATCAGACCAGGGATTTTTACAGCTTTGCAGTCTACTTTTAGCAATTGTTACAGTCTTACTAAACAAGTTGGTTGGGAAGATGCGTACTAAATGATAAAGGTCatgtatgcatgggtactttcactcatgtttgcccccagtctgtctcggttgttccttggagttatgcatgagtttttgtccattagaggtgaccttgctgccagccctcacataTGCCGGGACTTCTCGTTCCTCTGTTAacacaattcttccctctcctgagctcagcccaggtgaaatccccatgcatatagcaaagtgtgggacacacaagcttggtttctctcacagccaattacaaagcagtgtgtaaagaggtggggattcaaatgcttcctgcttcctcagagctctttctgagcagaagaaaggctttttaaaactgaggcttggatttcttcctcccttccccactccttTCAGATTattccattttgttttttgttcttgaaatgctttttttatgcagaaaTTGGTTTTTTGGGGATAATTTTCTCTCACcataagctctacaaagtaaccaattaaaaaaggtaaaggtcccctgtgcaaccaccaggtcattcctgacctatggggtgacgtcacatcccaacgttttctaggcagactttgtttgcggggtggtttgccagtgccttccccagtcatcttccctttacccccagcaagctgggtactcattttaccgaccttggaaggatggaaggctgagtcaacctcgagccggctacctgaaaccaacttctgttggggtcGAACTcatgtcatgagcagagcttgggactgcagtttaccactctatgccacggggctcttaagccaattacaaagcagcatttaaaggggcagggacctGATTTGAGCTTACAGACTACCGGTGCATAGATTCcccacaggaaagtgtgggtccagcgagcaacgaacctcaggtgaaactcccatacataaatgaccaaagttggTTTTATCTTACTAGCAGCTCTTACTGTATTCAGCTTGGCAAGCCTGCCATTTGATAGTTACTTGTCAACATATAGCTGCATTTTTAGTATACAAGATCTCTAAAGCTTGATTCAGAGATCTGCTGAAGGAACATTTCACTGTGCAATGCATTTTCCAAGCTTTTGGATAGAAGGGCTTCTTTACCCCGTCCCCAGGAGCTTCTAATCTGTGCAATTTGTATACAGTGACTTGTTGCTGCGAATGGATTCTCTCTCACTGGATCAAGGTATTAGTTCAGCAACTGCCAAATGAAAACTCATTGCTGCCACAACATGATTTTTGTGTGGcataatttttgttttatttggagtACACAGCTCTAAATCtcacctctgctccccaaacagCTTGGCTGGGGAAGATTCCTGAACTGGTattgtgctatttatttatttatctagggATACGTTTCTTAAAGAAAGCAGAATAAATGTAAGCAATcacttatttctttctttaaatggGAATTAAACTTTTTATGAAACATTGTTTCATATAAATCCTGGTGCTGCTTATTATCCAAGCCCTGTTTGTGTACTTTAGTGTACTGTTTCACAGTCCATCAAAATTGGGATGACACTGATTCAAAAAGATGGTGGGGCTTGACTTGGCATTAAGGCTTGGGGTTCTTTTTCCTGTTCTATGTAtacttttatttttgcttttcaaACAAATTGTGAAGGCTTTATGTATCAGGTAGGTGTATTCCACAGCCATTAAAATCAAAGGTGTTTTGTCACTAAATTCCGTGATTTTTTTAACAAGCTCTTAATAATGTTCGCTGTTACATTGTGTGAAATTTTGTTTTCTTGTTTACATGCAAAGAAACCTCAAATAGAATGCCATGTGTTTACATGTAATGCATGTCCCCCCAAGGAAGTAGTCAATGAAGTACTTCATGAAGATACTGATATTTCCTACAATTCACATGAAAAAGTAAGGCCGTTGTTACTTTACCCATTTTCTGCCAGTTGAACTGAGATTTAAAAATAGTGACCACTCATGGAGATAGGGGCTTAACACTATTCaaatgtgcagatttttaaaggcAGTCTCACTTGGGGCTTTTCTGCAGGGGTTTTCttcccattggttctggccccatactgctttggttgaTTCCCCAGTTTCCATATGCATTTTTGTGTATTCagtttttgcttccttttttggggtggggggttccctggtgtttttccttttttaaaacaacagcaaCTTCTACCCTGTTCTTTTTCTGGAAGAAGATTTTGAGTCGTctttttcctcatgcataatGTTTCAGTTGGTTTTTTGCTTTTCAAACAAATTGCAAAGGCTTTATGTATCAGGTAGGTATTCTACAGCCATTAAAATCAACGGGGTTTTGCCACTAaatccagtgattttttttaatgagctcttaaAATTTTTTGGTGTTACATTGTGTGAAATTTTGTTTTCTTGTTTACATGCAAAGAAACCTCAAATAGAACGCCATGTGAGTACATGTGATGCATGTCCCCCCAAGGAAGTAGTCAATGAAGTACTTCATGAAGACACTGTTATATCCGACAATTCACATGAAAAAGTAAGGCCATTGTTACTTTATCCATTTTCTGCTAGTTGAACTTAGATTTAAAAATAGTGACTACTCATGAGACTACTCATGGGGGGCTTAGCACTATTCaaatgtgcagatttttaaaggcAGTCTCACTTGGGACTTATCCACATGGGTTTCTTCCCATtgattctggccccatactgctttggtttattccCCAGTTTCCATATGCATTTTTGTGTATTTAGTTTTTTATTCTTTCTTGGGAGAGGGGGGTTCCCTGgagtttttgcttttttaaaacaacaacttttactctgatctttttctggaagaagattttgagtcagcttttccctcatgcataatgtttctgttggttttctttgtcccaactactcccacccacctccagtccCCTTTTAAATGATTGGATTGTCATCattgtcaaaccactccctctcccctctgccaacgatgaggtttttttaaaagaaggcccTAAAATAACAATATATTGATATAGTGTCGTAACGATagcttaagcaggttctctgtattcccagctttcatttttaaaaaagtgtgaaAATATACATTTGCCCTTATATCTCCATGAAGAAAGGAGCtagaaacttatttttttaatgaaagctgggagtttgtagaacctgcttaaactatcattacaacagtattttagggcctttttttaaaaaaaggggtgcTGGAATGCCACTGATGACAACCACtgtcccttgaaaatcctgattatttaagccATGTTCAGAAGGTAATAAActgaaagcccattcctgagctcttttgccGAAAGAGCTCAAGAGGCAAAAAAAAGGGCTTAGCCAGCTTAAGTGGGACGGCCGCGCAGAGCGGCCAGGAGGCAGGGATGCCGGCAGGGCCTTCCCACCAGCGCAAAGGCCCGTGCTGGGGGGAGAGATGCCTGTAGGCAGCtacctgtcccctttcggccctgCATGCCGGCACCGAGAACTATTCtgtatggggcattttgccccattaaaATTTTTAAAGGCCTTTCAGCGGctgggaaacaggttaggaggtgCCACGGCTGCACCTtggccacaccatccctggccaccgaaagctcaggaatggtctgtgactcaacaactgtgaaaatgcagagggagggtaGATGTGCAGAAGGACCATGCTCATATCAATGTCAGTGTTTGTGGATCAATGCCTAAGATAATAAGGACCAAGTTGAGAATGCAAAAAAGCCCTTGGACGtattctttctcccttcctccaaaaaaggtggcgcaccACCGCCACAGTGTGGGGGGGCGGTCCCAGGATGAaaagggtgaggaagctgcctattcTGTGaaaaggtggcacctatgccggcacgGGGTCACACTGACTCCTAAAGAGCTtcgcccccacttcaggaatgggctcttaatcTAGTAATTTCTAGTAAAAATTGATGAGCTTAATTGAATAGCATACAAAACAAGTTGGGAATCAACCTTTACTCTTCAGCAGCACTGCATGGTTATATAAAACTGTTCTATGCCTTGCATCTTATTTGCAGATCTTGGAGGATAATGACGATCAGATGAACGAATTAAAGAGCCAACTTGCTGAACTGCAGGAAAAGGTTAATAAACTGAAATTGGTTGAAGAAAAATTGTATGTTTTAGAAGAGAAACTGCAGGGTAAATTGATTATAGATGAGAAAGACTGGAATAATCTATTGAGCCGTGTCTTTCTCCTTGAAACACAGTTCTTGCAGCAATCAAAAAAGGTACGTTTTACTATTCAGTTTCCAGAAAACAATATTAACAGAACATTTTTGTattacttttttgatttaatgAAGATATAGTCTCACAAACAATGTAAAATGATCGTACTTAGTTTTCCGGTTCCTACTCATAATGATTTTTACTGCAAAATAAAAAGGTGTTTTCTCAATCCCTTTAAattacccattttttaaaaaaaatgggtatTCTTAGGATAAACCTTTGAGAAACACAGGAAATAGTTATTTTTGCAATGGTTACTGTTTAATAAAGTACAAATTTGTTGGTAATGCTTTTGAATGGAAAAAATATTTCATGTTAGTACTTGCCACACTACCATGTACCATATTTAAAAGTTCAACCAAGTTGAATGCATTTTTCTTTATCCATTGTGTATTTCTTGTTGAGTAATTTACCTAAATACTGTACATTATTATGCAATGGGTTTGGATTATCTAGCAACTCTTTAAAATGCTGCATTTCACTTTGACTAGGATCAGTGGTACAGTGTATAAATTACTGATAATGTAACATAATTCAAATACCTTTTATAAACAGAGAAAAACAAGTTATTACTTTGGAACAGCGTATTTGGCTTGTGCCAAATATAATGTGATTTGCAACAATATTGGTTCTGTTGGATCAGCAACATACTGGCTGGGCTCATATGCTGTATAGTTATTCATGGCTCTAACTATAGTTGTCCAGTTCAGGCGCCACAGCATACAATATTGCAGAGTACAAGTACGTTAAGAATGCAATTAGCAAGGAAGGGTTTGTGCATAAGACTGCAGCCTGTTCCTGATCCTCCCAGGCTTTGGTCAGAGGATCAGGACATGATGGCTGAAGTGAGCCATTGTCCACTGTGGGGTATATTGGTAGTAATGTAATAAGGAGTGTTATGTGGGGATACTATCAATTCCTTCAAAGGCAGTAAgcgcaatcccatgcagagttgctCCAAGTTGGTAATGTTGTAACATTGTATAACAGCTTGCAAGGCAAATCCCAGAACTGCCACCTGATCTATTGAAAAACTCACTAGCAGGATATCTCTTCAATTTTAGATTGACTTACCCACAGAATTTAATAACGTGAATGAAGACGATACCTCTGGCATACATATGactccagtttctccaggtgagcatTTCATTTAATGTTGGCAGTTAAAACTGCCTTGTTTGGGGTCTTCTAGCCCACTGAAgaagaagcattggtttttatatgccaaccttctctactgcttaagggagactcaaaatggcttacaatcgccttcccttccctccccacaactaataccctgtggggtaggtgaggctgaaagaatgtgacttgcccaagatcacccagctggcttcatgtgtaggagtggggaaacaaatccagttcaccagataagcctccgctactcatgtggaggagtggggaatcaaacccggttctccagatcggagtccaccactccagaccaccactattaaccactacgccacgctgaaaTAACATACTTACAGTAGATGATAGTACCCACAAAAGTGATTTCGTTTGTcactgcagttttttttaaatgttcttctttgcatgtgttaagtgctgcaCACAGAGAACATTGCTCAACTTTCTTTATGAACACTAATATGTAGGGTGTTTagtttttagttttttcatttgtAGCTAGAGACAGTTTTAAAAAGGGCTTCCAAAGTTATGTTAATGAAGGCTAGGCAAATTATTCGTCAGGAGCTTCTCAGTGTTGACAATGAGTCTTTATTGTGACGTTATCGTTTCCTTTTTTAAACATCCATCTCACCCTAGCCAAAatcttcagtttttaaaaatgttcatccCAATAATACTTAAACATTGAAATGCTTAGTTCACCAACCTCTTACTTGAAGATCTGTAAAC carries:
- the CEP44 gene encoding centrosomal protein of 44 kDa; the protein is MATGDLKGNLRRIEQGLRLLNYSRDVDYTGLAKGDPYAFLPIISYCFTSFSTHIMELLVELDVELTAKNDLRFIEATYKLLRDHFQYKPVLTKQQFLQLGFAERKMQIVCEIISMVYKKHKELSNTNKVRSQTRKKSHAVKREPEASILDLLDSMSVDAMNFQQKPQIECHVFTCNACPPKEVVNEVLHEDTDISYNSHEKILEDNDDQMNELKSQLAELQEKVNKLKLVEEKLYVLEEKLQGKLIIDEKDWNNLLSRVFLLETQFLQQSKKIDLPTEFNNVNEDDTSGIHMTPVSPDKEKEELPESLHHSSGYSSLISSDPSPKAVVVNNHDLCKVSKETTIQRMERINKMIEETSELLKTSSSVS